A stretch of [Clostridium] innocuum DNA encodes these proteins:
- a CDS encoding YitT family protein, which produces MKLQKIMYDYVYVVIGGFLFAVGLNLFIVPLDLYSGGVIGMAQIIRTVLAQYAHMDFGQLDIAGIINFLMNVPLFILAYRSISRKFFVKTLLCVLTQTVAFTIVMIPSTPILDDVLAACLIGGLICGFGIGLALRSGGSGGGLDILGVYFTKKFSDFSVGRLSNIINVLVFGVCAILFNVTTAIYSIIYTACMYLVVDKTHYQNINMTAMIFTKEEEVQESIMKEMGRGVTYWKGAGAYTKTDTHILVTVISKYEVTQLKKIIYKIDPRAFVIFNEGMSISGNFEKRL; this is translated from the coding sequence ATGAAATTGCAAAAAATTATGTATGACTATGTGTATGTTGTGATCGGCGGTTTTCTGTTTGCCGTTGGCCTGAACCTGTTCATTGTACCGCTGGATTTGTACAGTGGCGGGGTGATTGGTATGGCACAGATTATCCGTACAGTGCTGGCACAGTATGCCCATATGGACTTCGGTCAGCTGGATATCGCCGGTATTATCAACTTTTTAATGAATGTGCCTTTATTTATCCTGGCATATCGCAGCATTTCCAGAAAGTTTTTTGTGAAGACGCTGCTTTGTGTCCTGACACAGACGGTTGCCTTTACGATCGTTATGATACCCTCCACACCGATTCTTGACGATGTGCTTGCGGCCTGTCTGATTGGCGGTTTGATTTGCGGCTTCGGTATTGGTTTGGCTCTTCGAAGTGGCGGAAGCGGTGGCGGACTGGATATTCTGGGGGTATACTTCACAAAGAAGTTTTCAGATTTCAGCGTTGGACGTCTTTCCAATATCATCAATGTTCTGGTATTCGGTGTCTGTGCGATTCTGTTTAATGTAACCACGGCGATCTATTCCATTATCTATACAGCCTGTATGTATCTCGTTGTCGATAAGACGCACTATCAGAATATTAATATGACAGCGATGATTTTCACCAAAGAGGAGGAAGTACAGGAAAGTATTATGAAGGAAATGGGCAGGGGGGTTACCTACTGGAAGGGGGCAGGAGCGTATACGAAGACAGATACGCATATTCTTGTCACGGTCATCTCCAAATATGAGGTAACACAGCTGAAGAAAATCATTTATAAGATTGATCCCAGGGCTTTTGTCATCTTCAACGAGGGTATGAGCATCAGTGGGAATTTTGAGAAGCGGTTGTAA
- a CDS encoding YhbD family protein, whose amino-acid sequence MEISKKDLLKTTGISYGQLYRWKREGLIPEEWFVKRSSPTGQETYFPQEKILKRIHAIQQLKDSYSLEELARILTPEVSNRLFCEEDLEHFDELDIDVAADFMDAMSKDSFVFLEVLVMIALSQAMVDSAITEEERTHAVSFLSKRMSELHSADYVLELLQAQGHLYILLKKEGSEVYLDDSLVAIRSIHLNELSNAIKLKYKETFQFTFDEEEMRS is encoded by the coding sequence ATGGAAATATCCAAGAAGGATCTACTGAAGACGACCGGCATCTCGTATGGCCAGCTGTATCGATGGAAACGGGAGGGGCTGATTCCCGAGGAATGGTTTGTCAAGCGCTCCAGTCCGACAGGGCAGGAAACCTATTTCCCCCAGGAGAAGATACTCAAGCGCATTCATGCCATACAGCAGCTGAAGGACAGCTATTCTTTAGAGGAGCTTGCCCGGATTCTGACACCGGAGGTCAGCAACCGTCTGTTCTGTGAGGAGGATCTGGAGCATTTCGATGAGCTGGATATTGATGTGGCAGCGGATTTCATGGATGCCATGAGCAAGGACAGCTTCGTATTTCTGGAGGTGCTTGTTATGATTGCCCTGTCCCAGGCGATGGTTGATAGTGCAATTACAGAGGAGGAACGTACGCATGCCGTTTCATTTTTAAGTAAAAGGATGAGTGAACTGCACAGTGCGGATTATGTCTTGGAGCTATTGCAGGCGCAGGGACACCTGTATATTCTGTTGAAAAAGGAAGGCAGTGAGGTTTATCTGGATGACAGCCTTGTTGCAATACGTTCCATCCACTTGAATGAATTAAGCAATGCGATTAAGCTGAAATACAAGGAAACCTTTCAGTTTACATTTGATGAAGAGGAGATGAGATCATGA
- a CDS encoding TetR/AcrR family transcriptional regulator — translation MEESVSKRSRIQDAAVALFHEQGVEATSVNEIVKRANVAKGTFYVYYKDKKELISQILTKQHGCLMNDILNHSYEAALTNSTCWKRTFIDELITYYIQHPKLLRTIQKNIASILDTKEHRDMVFTHIERMPDFLKLLRREQETEKKALNRFLMMMEIIGFVCYNAIFFEQPDSIEEILPELRETMFKMLERKE, via the coding sequence GTGGAAGAATCCGTAAGTAAACGATCACGCATTCAGGATGCTGCTGTCGCACTGTTTCATGAGCAGGGTGTGGAGGCAACCTCTGTCAATGAGATTGTCAAACGAGCAAATGTCGCAAAAGGGACGTTCTATGTATATTATAAGGATAAGAAGGAATTGATTTCTCAAATTCTTACCAAGCAGCACGGCTGTCTGATGAACGATATCCTCAATCACTCCTATGAGGCTGCACTTACTAACAGCACCTGCTGGAAGCGCACCTTCATCGACGAGCTGATCACCTATTATATTCAGCATCCGAAGCTGCTTCGTACGATTCAGAAAAACATTGCTTCTATATTGGATACAAAGGAACATCGGGATATGGTGTTTACCCATATCGAACGCATGCCGGATTTTCTGAAGCTGCTGAGGCGGGAACAGGAAACAGAAAAGAAAGCACTCAATCGTTTTCTGATGATGATGGAAATCATCGGATTTGTCTGTTACAACGCTATTTTCTTCGAGCAGCCGGATTCCATAGAGGAGATTCTGCCTGAACTGCGGGAAACGATGTTCAAAATGCTTGAGAGAAAGGAGTAG
- a CDS encoding 2-hydroxyglutaryl-CoA dehydratase, whose protein sequence is MTYKLGIDVGSTTLKAVVLNDQDEIVYKSYERHKSKVREMSVSKLKELRELLQGQRIALAITGSAGLGIADDAGFPFVQEVFATAQAVRKYYPASDVVIELGGEDAKIIFLQGTLEERMNSTCAGGTGAFIDQMATLLDVDLETMDQLSLQHTTLYPIASRCGVFAKSDVQPLINQGCEKSNLAASIFQAVVDQSIAGLAQGRNIEGNVLFLGGPLHFLKGLQERFKETLKLRDQEANFPELAPYFVALGSAVYAANEAVDFSYEELLEKMEAMAAKKIQTQGLPPLFESDEDYEEFKKRHTSASVERSDIHTYRGNAYLGIDAGSTTTKLVLIDEQCRILYESYAGNMGNPVDVVQKELAKLYALMEDRIHIIHSAVTGYGEELMKHAFHLDIGVVETIAHYHAAHYFNPQVDFIIDIGGQDMKCFRIRDHTIDDILLNEACSSGCGSFIETFAKSMGYDIEEFARMGLSGKHPVDLGTRCTVFMNSSVKQAQKNGASMEDISAGLCMSVVKNALYKVIRAKSPDDIGKQIVVQGGTFLNDTVLRSFELELGRNVIRPSISHLMGAYGAALIAKEKKATASSLLKKEDIDSFTHSSKAFHCALCTNHCNLTVNTFADGAKHIAGNKCERPVTGKVNKEKLPNLYDYKYEELLKLKGVPGIRGKIGIPLVLNLYDNLPFWHSFFTNLGYEVVLSDRSSKALYSLGQHTIPSDTICYPAKLVHGHIQSLIDKGLQTIFYPCMTYNVNEDMGDNHFNCPVVAYYPEVVEGNMNLGHVKFLYPYVYLEDKRIFDQKMFEYFKAQQMDIPFKDVQAASNHAYFAYQQFKDRVQEEGRNAIAFARRNHRDVIVLAGRPYHVDPQINHGIHRLLNNLGFVVISEDSIAKQAVLPSVHVLNQWTFHSRMYNAAQYVAQQEHMELIQLVSFGCGIDAITADEVKDILRSNGKLYTQIKIDEVDNLGAVKIRCRSLQAAMEEREG, encoded by the coding sequence ATGACATATAAACTGGGAATAGATGTAGGTTCCACAACCCTGAAGGCAGTGGTTCTCAACGATCAGGATGAGATTGTGTACAAGAGCTATGAGCGCCACAAATCCAAGGTACGGGAAATGAGTGTTTCCAAGCTGAAGGAATTGCGAGAGCTGTTACAGGGACAGAGAATCGCACTTGCCATTACCGGCAGTGCGGGCCTGGGAATCGCAGATGATGCAGGTTTTCCTTTCGTACAGGAGGTATTCGCAACAGCCCAGGCTGTGCGTAAATATTATCCGGCAAGTGATGTTGTTATTGAGCTTGGCGGAGAGGATGCCAAAATCATCTTTTTACAGGGAACGCTGGAGGAGCGTATGAACTCCACCTGTGCCGGTGGTACCGGAGCGTTTATCGATCAGATGGCAACCCTGCTGGATGTCGATCTGGAAACGATGGATCAGCTGTCCCTGCAGCATACCACGCTGTATCCGATTGCATCACGCTGCGGTGTATTCGCAAAAAGCGATGTGCAGCCGCTGATCAATCAGGGCTGTGAAAAATCAAACCTTGCGGCAAGTATCTTTCAGGCGGTCGTCGATCAGAGTATCGCCGGACTGGCACAGGGAAGAAATATTGAAGGAAACGTATTGTTTCTGGGAGGTCCCCTGCATTTTCTAAAGGGGTTGCAGGAGCGCTTTAAGGAAACACTGAAGCTCCGTGATCAGGAAGCGAATTTCCCGGAGCTCGCCCCTTATTTTGTAGCACTGGGAAGTGCCGTCTATGCGGCAAATGAGGCTGTGGATTTCTCCTATGAGGAGCTGCTTGAAAAAATGGAGGCTATGGCTGCCAAAAAGATACAGACGCAAGGTCTTCCCCCACTCTTTGAAAGTGATGAGGATTATGAGGAATTCAAAAAGCGCCATACCAGTGCCAGTGTGGAGCGCAGTGATATCCACACCTACAGGGGCAATGCCTATCTGGGCATCGATGCCGGCAGTACCACAACCAAGCTGGTGCTGATCGATGAACAATGCCGCATTTTATATGAAAGCTATGCCGGGAATATGGGAAATCCCGTGGATGTTGTACAGAAGGAGCTCGCAAAGCTCTATGCCCTGATGGAGGACCGCATTCACATCATACACAGTGCGGTAACGGGCTATGGGGAGGAGCTGATGAAGCATGCCTTCCATCTGGATATCGGTGTTGTGGAGACGATTGCCCATTACCATGCGGCCCACTACTTCAACCCGCAGGTAGACTTCATCATCGATATCGGCGGTCAGGATATGAAATGCTTCCGGATTCGTGATCATACGATTGATGATATCCTGTTGAACGAAGCCTGCTCCAGCGGCTGCGGAAGCTTCATTGAAACCTTCGCAAAAAGCATGGGCTATGATATTGAGGAATTCGCCCGCATGGGGTTATCCGGAAAGCATCCAGTGGACCTTGGAACACGCTGTACGGTCTTTATGAATTCCAGTGTCAAGCAGGCACAGAAAAACGGAGCCAGCATGGAGGATATCTCTGCCGGCTTATGTATGAGTGTCGTAAAAAATGCATTGTATAAGGTCATACGTGCCAAAAGTCCGGATGATATCGGGAAGCAGATCGTCGTACAGGGAGGAACCTTCCTGAATGATACGGTGCTGCGAAGCTTTGAGCTGGAGCTTGGAAGAAACGTCATTCGCCCAAGTATTTCCCATCTGATGGGGGCATATGGAGCCGCATTGATTGCGAAGGAGAAAAAAGCCACTGCATCCTCTCTTCTGAAAAAGGAAGATATTGACAGCTTTACGCACAGCTCAAAGGCCTTTCATTGTGCTCTGTGCACCAATCACTGCAATCTGACCGTAAACACCTTTGCGGACGGGGCAAAGCATATCGCCGGCAACAAGTGCGAGCGTCCGGTGACCGGTAAGGTCAATAAGGAAAAGCTGCCGAATCTGTATGATTATAAATATGAGGAGCTGCTGAAGCTGAAGGGGGTACCCGGCATCCGGGGGAAAATCGGGATTCCGCTTGTTTTGAATCTGTATGACAACCTTCCCTTCTGGCATTCCTTCTTTACCAATCTTGGCTATGAGGTCGTCTTGAGCGATCGTTCCAGCAAGGCACTGTATTCCCTTGGACAGCATACGATTCCAAGTGATACGATCTGTTATCCTGCCAAGCTGGTGCACGGTCATATTCAGTCGCTCATCGATAAGGGCCTGCAGACAATTTTCTATCCATGCATGACCTACAACGTCAATGAGGACATGGGAGACAATCATTTCAACTGCCCGGTCGTTGCCTATTATCCGGAGGTTGTGGAAGGAAATATGAATCTGGGACATGTAAAGTTTCTGTATCCCTACGTATATCTTGAGGATAAGCGTATCTTCGATCAGAAAATGTTTGAATATTTCAAAGCCCAGCAGATGGATATTCCGTTCAAGGATGTTCAGGCTGCCAGCAATCACGCCTATTTCGCCTATCAGCAGTTTAAGGACCGCGTGCAGGAGGAAGGACGCAATGCCATAGCGTTCGCTCGACGCAATCACCGTGATGTCATCGTGCTTGCCGGACGTCCATACCATGTCGATCCTCAGATCAATCATGGAATTCACAGACTGCTGAACAATTTGGGATTCGTCGTAATCAGTGAGGACAGTATCGCTAAACAGGCCGTGCTGCCAAGTGTTCACGTTTTAAATCAGTGGACCTTTCACTCCCGTATGTACAATGCCGCACAGTATGTGGCACAGCAGGAGCATATGGAGCTGATTCAGCTGGTAAGCTTCGGATGCGGAATCGATGCGATTACCGCAGATGAGGTTAAGGATATTCTACGAAGCAATGGAAAGCTGTATACACAGATTAAAATCGATGAAGTTGACAACCTCGGTGCGGTGAAGATTCGCTGCCGCTCACTGCAGGCTGCCATGGAAGAAAGGGAGGGATGA
- a CDS encoding 2-hydroxyglutaryl-CoA dehydratase produces the protein MSHVEFTKEMKKTHTILVPMMLPIHFQFLRNILCKEGYRVEILKTEGQQIIDEGLKNVHNDTCYPALLVIGQMIDALKSGKYDTAHIALAITQTGGGCRASNYIHLLRKALVQAGFEHVPVISVNFSQLEKNSGFKLTPKMLLRLLYAFLYGDMLMWIKNQCKPYELEKGSTDALVTTWIDTITAQFDSLSYMRMKHNYQEMLHDFAALPRSQKPKIQVGIVGEIYMKYAPLGNNELEDFLIREGCEPVVSGVLDFGLYCLENSLIDHAYYGRNKKSYRFIQMADKLIQNMQKKAITAIQKQGTFRAPDTFQEVIENSEGIINRGTKMGEGWLLTSEMVTLIKNGVHNIVCCQPFGCLPNHIVAKGMTRKIKDKYPMANIVAVDYDPSATKVNQENRLKLMLSNARLSERFAKEDEEALASERQRKLASSRS, from the coding sequence ATGTCACATGTAGAATTCACGAAGGAAATGAAAAAAACACATACGATCCTTGTACCGATGATGCTGCCGATTCATTTCCAGTTCCTGCGCAATATTTTGTGCAAGGAAGGTTATCGTGTGGAAATCCTGAAAACAGAGGGACAGCAGATCATTGATGAAGGCTTAAAGAATGTGCACAATGATACCTGCTACCCCGCCCTGCTTGTAATCGGTCAGATGATCGATGCATTGAAAAGCGGAAAATACGATACCGCACACATTGCGCTGGCAATCACCCAGACAGGAGGCGGATGCCGGGCTTCCAACTACATCCATCTTCTGCGCAAGGCACTGGTTCAGGCCGGATTTGAGCATGTTCCGGTTATTTCTGTCAATTTTTCCCAGCTGGAAAAGAACAGCGGCTTCAAGCTGACTCCTAAGATGCTGCTGAGATTATTATATGCATTTTTATACGGAGATATGCTGATGTGGATCAAAAATCAGTGCAAGCCGTATGAATTGGAAAAGGGCAGTACAGATGCACTGGTAACCACATGGATCGATACGATCACCGCGCAGTTTGATTCCCTGTCCTATATGCGAATGAAGCATAATTATCAGGAAATGCTGCATGATTTTGCGGCTCTGCCGAGAAGCCAGAAGCCGAAAATTCAGGTGGGAATCGTCGGTGAGATTTATATGAAGTATGCCCCTTTGGGCAATAACGAACTGGAGGACTTCCTGATTCGTGAGGGCTGTGAGCCCGTTGTCAGCGGTGTTCTTGACTTTGGTCTTTACTGCCTTGAAAACTCGCTGATCGATCACGCGTACTACGGGCGTAATAAAAAGAGCTACCGCTTCATTCAGATGGCGGATAAGCTGATTCAGAATATGCAGAAAAAAGCCATTACCGCAATACAGAAGCAGGGAACCTTCCGTGCACCGGATACCTTTCAGGAGGTTATCGAGAACAGCGAAGGAATCATCAACCGCGGGACCAAGATGGGAGAGGGATGGCTGCTCACCAGTGAAATGGTCACTCTGATCAAAAACGGTGTGCATAATATTGTCTGCTGTCAGCCGTTTGGCTGTCTTCCCAACCATATCGTTGCCAAGGGTATGACCAGAAAAATCAAGGATAAATATCCGATGGCAAATATTGTTGCAGTGGATTATGATCCAAGCGCAACAAAGGTCAATCAGGAAAACCGATTGAAGCTGATGCTGAGCAATGCGCGGTTAAGCGAACGCTTTGCAAAGGAGGATGAGGAGGCTCTTGCAAGTGAGCGACAGCGCAAGCTTGCCAGCTCCCGTTCATAA
- a CDS encoding DUF2207 domain-containing protein, protein MHQRRAERVNGSAYPELDKLMLICELFHCTLYDLLKGDMKENSGVSRDTYETHELTKTKGITVGIGCILAGICAYCFLKPSMDNEDMLNIVFLIFAIIGILILVFFGMKDTAFKRRYPQIPQDIYTAYELDGFHRIFNSIVVTSIGII, encoded by the coding sequence GTGCACCAAAGGCGCGCAGAGCGGGTAAATGGAAGTGCCTATCCTGAGCTGGATAAGCTGATGCTGATTTGTGAGCTGTTCCACTGTACGCTGTATGATTTACTGAAAGGGGATATGAAAGAGAATTCCGGTGTGAGTCGTGATACTTATGAGACCCATGAGCTGACAAAAACGAAAGGAATCACCGTTGGAATTGGTTGTATTCTTGCGGGGATTTGTGCCTATTGCTTTTTGAAACCTTCTATGGATAATGAAGACATGTTGAATATTGTATTTCTGATTTTCGCAATTATTGGAATCCTTATTCTTGTCTTCTTCGGTATGAAGGATACCGCATTCAAGCGCAGATATCCGCAAATTCCTCAGGATATCTATACTGCATATGAGCTGGATGGCTTTCATAGGATATTTAATAGTATTGTTGTGACTTCCATTGGGATTATATGA
- a CDS encoding helix-turn-helix transcriptional regulator, whose protein sequence is MKFEENLREARKQYGYSQENLADKLNVSRQAVSKCTKGAQSG, encoded by the coding sequence TTGAAATTTGAAGAAAATTTGAGAGAGGCAAGGAAGCAGTATGGCTATTCACAGGAAAATCTCGCGGATAAGCTGAATGTATCAAGACAGGCGGTTAGTAAGTGCACCAAAGGCGCGCAGAGCGGGTAA
- a CDS encoding uracil-DNA glycosylase: MVQIGNDWDELLKDEFQKEYYQKLRVFLAKEYKTQTIYPGMYDIFNALRYTAYQDVKVVILGQDPYHGPGQAHGLCFSVKKGVNPPPSLVNIYQELHDDLGCSIPPHGELTKWTKEGVLLLNTVLTVRRGQANSHRGKGWEILTDEIIRKLNEREKPIVFLLWGRNAKEKSTLITNPAHLILSCPHPSPFSADYGFFGCRHFSKTNAFLQEHGQQQIDWQID, from the coding sequence ATGGTACAAATTGGAAATGACTGGGACGAGCTGTTAAAGGATGAATTTCAGAAGGAGTATTATCAGAAACTGCGCGTTTTTCTGGCAAAAGAATATAAAACGCAGACAATTTATCCGGGTATGTATGATATTTTCAATGCATTGCGTTATACAGCATATCAGGATGTAAAGGTTGTTATTTTAGGGCAAGACCCATATCATGGTCCGGGACAGGCACATGGTCTGTGCTTCTCTGTGAAAAAAGGAGTAAATCCTCCGCCGTCTCTTGTAAATATCTATCAGGAGCTGCATGATGATCTGGGATGCAGTATTCCGCCTCATGGAGAGCTTACAAAATGGACGAAGGAAGGCGTGCTTCTGCTCAATACTGTTCTAACAGTACGTAGAGGGCAGGCAAATTCCCATCGTGGCAAAGGATGGGAGATTTTAACGGATGAGATCATTCGCAAGCTGAATGAGCGTGAAAAGCCTATCGTATTTCTGTTATGGGGAAGGAATGCAAAGGAAAAGAGCACACTGATAACAAATCCTGCTCATCTGATCCTAAGCTGTCCACATCCAAGTCCGTTCAGTGCAGATTATGGCTTTTTCGGATGTCGTCATTTCTCAAAGACGAATGCCTTTTTACAAGAGCATGGACAGCAGCAGATTGACTGGCAGATTGACTGA
- a CDS encoding EAL domain-containing protein: MSRKQAKLEKLSIELIRFYFEEHDFELLKEYLSNEISMMGEHRSALCHGMQEVERALQEVSIIYGEMVHLQDVYCEIIYQKQDIAVVAFTCIQHAHGSGLLCRLKVSLVWEMEAGGWKIRHIHQSLSDDATERENSGIHHNAAKLPVYNQHCDTLTQIFNLEGFVEAARELLQHTNQQYALFKFGISDFRFINQIHGYAFGDDVLKSIARNLQSFCQKDKLCARIEKDTFAALLRFTSIDDFYNRLHCIRKHLLDEPIVSCLKHTLQYIGGVYLIQDACGESIKSMLDKAVLAMQYVERNSRVSDFVYFEDWMLDQKNRRSELLEEAIKAIQEDTFQLFIQPQFLLSDGSVVSGEALSRWFLKDGSCVSPDEFIPLFEKHGLISGFDFYVLHKLCKFMRTCLDEGKELLPISINQSRLHIKERQYLRRFCEIVDSYAIPHEKLVFELTESAFTDNANDLQVFMKDIHDAGFQIAIDDFGTGYAGIGMLSQVDADILKLDKGMLNGINTDRRQMTIFWKIIEMAHSIGMQVICEGIETREQYADLRMLRCDIGQEFLVSRAIAATEFAERYLR; the protein is encoded by the coding sequence ATGTCACGAAAACAGGCGAAGCTGGAGAAGCTGAGCATTGAGCTGATCCGTTTTTATTTTGAGGAGCATGATTTCGAGCTTTTAAAAGAATATCTTTCTAATGAAATATCCATGATGGGAGAACACCGGTCAGCTTTATGTCATGGTATGCAGGAAGTGGAGCGTGCTTTACAGGAGGTTTCCATTATCTATGGGGAGATGGTTCATCTTCAGGATGTCTATTGTGAAATCATATATCAAAAACAGGATATTGCAGTCGTAGCTTTTACCTGTATACAGCATGCACACGGATCAGGACTGCTGTGTAGATTGAAGGTCTCTCTGGTATGGGAGATGGAAGCAGGGGGATGGAAAATCCGCCACATACATCAATCCCTTTCTGATGACGCTACAGAGCGTGAAAATTCGGGAATTCATCATAATGCAGCGAAGCTGCCTGTATATAATCAGCACTGTGATACACTGACGCAGATTTTTAATCTGGAGGGGTTCGTGGAAGCGGCAAGAGAACTGCTACAGCATACAAACCAGCAATATGCGCTTTTCAAATTTGGTATTAGTGACTTTCGTTTTATCAATCAGATTCACGGCTATGCATTTGGTGATGATGTACTGAAAAGCATTGCCCGCAACCTGCAATCCTTCTGTCAGAAGGACAAGCTGTGTGCGCGTATCGAAAAGGATACCTTTGCGGCACTTTTACGGTTTACAAGCATAGATGATTTTTATAACCGTCTGCACTGTATTCGCAAACATCTGCTGGACGAACCTATCGTGTCCTGTCTAAAGCATACGTTGCAATATATCGGTGGTGTTTATCTGATTCAGGATGCCTGTGGGGAAAGTATAAAGTCTATGCTGGATAAAGCAGTACTGGCAATGCAGTATGTGGAACGAAATAGCCGGGTCAGTGATTTTGTTTATTTTGAGGATTGGATGCTGGATCAGAAAAACCGCAGAAGTGAGCTGCTTGAGGAAGCAATAAAAGCTATACAGGAGGATACCTTCCAGTTGTTCATACAGCCGCAGTTTCTGTTAAGTGACGGGAGCGTTGTATCCGGTGAAGCTCTGTCACGCTGGTTTTTAAAGGATGGCAGCTGTGTATCTCCGGATGAATTCATCCCGCTATTTGAAAAGCACGGCCTGATATCTGGCTTTGATTTCTATGTATTACATAAGCTATGTAAATTTATGCGGACATGCCTCGATGAAGGGAAAGAGCTGCTGCCGATTTCCATAAATCAGTCTCGTTTGCATATAAAAGAGCGCCAATATCTACGAAGGTTTTGTGAAATTGTGGATTCCTATGCAATACCTCATGAAAAGCTTGTTTTTGAACTGACAGAATCTGCATTTACAGATAATGCAAATGACCTTCAGGTATTTATGAAGGATATACATGATGCCGGTTTTCAGATTGCTATCGATGATTTTGGGACAGGATATGCCGGTATCGGTATGCTGAGTCAGGTGGATGCGGATATACTGAAGCTGGATAAAGGGATGCTGAATGGAATCAATACGGACCGCCGCCAGATGACAATATTCTGGAAAATCATTGAAATGGCTCACAGCATCGGTATGCAGGTAATTTGTGAGGGGATTGAAACGAGGGAGCAATACGCTGACCTGAGGATGCTGCGCTGTGATATCGGACAGGAGTTTCTGGTCAGTCGTGCGATAGCAGCAACTGAATTTGCTGAAAGATATCTTAGATAA